The region ACGTTTCCGATCGCAACGTCGACATGGTGCACGAGCAGAAGGAATGAACCGGAGACCGGATCACCCGCCTCTCCCTGCTGGTCGGTGAGTTGCCAACTGGTCGGCTCTGTGGTCCCGTCTTCCCAGATCTTCAGACTGTACAGGGGGCCGTCCACGGTCGTCTCGACACGCATCTTGAACCAGTAGGTCGAGCCGATGTTGATCGACTGGGCCAGCTCGGAGCGGACGTCCGGATTGAAGCCGACGAGCCGGAGCCCCTCGAACGTGTCCGTCCACCGCAGCTCACCGAGTGATCCGGAAGGCCACCAGCCCCAGACAGGTTGCGCAGAGGGGTCACAGGCCGGCTCGGTGAACGCCGAACAGTCCTCGTGCCCGTCCCAACCCATCAGGATGCCGAGCGCCGGGCCGTAGCTGGGAGCGTCGTACCCGTTCACCGTATCGAGGCCCCGAATCTTCATGGGTACCAACACTTCATACTGATCCCATGTGACATCGCCGATGTCGATGAGACGGTCGTACCCGACATCCACGGTCAGCAGATTATTGGAGTCGACCTCCCACTGTCCGTCGACCACCTGGGCGACGTCCTGAATGTCGGTGACGGTGCTCCAGTCGATCGAGTAGGGCGACGGCCAGACGTTGCCGGTACTCCAGTTGACCGTCACCGTCTTGGTGGTCGGGTTGCCCAGACCGTCGACCGCGACGATGACGACGGTGTTGGCACCGCTGACGAGATCCGGATCCGCGGTCGATATCTGCACGTCGAAGTCGCCGGGCATGAGCAGACGGCGACTGTCCGGGCCCATCGAGAGGCTGTGACTCGCTCCACCGTTCAGCGAATAGCTCAGCGATGCGATTCCGTCCGGGTCGTCGACGTTGCCGAGAACATCGATCCATTTCTGTGCGTTGCCGATGTTTCCGAATTTCTGGACATCGCCGTACCAGATATCGAAGATCGTCCCACCGCCGTCCTCGGGCGTGATCGGCGATGCGCCGTTGAAGAAGTAGTCCACGATCACCCGAGTGGCAGGCGCGGGACGATCGGTCGGGCTCGGGTTCGCGGCGTACACGCCCACTTGGGTCACCGTCATCAACTGATCGAAGGTCAACTGCTCCGTCCATGTGGAGCCGTCGCTCGATGTCGAGTACGTCCACGTGTTGCCCGACCGCGTGACTTTCAACCAGATCGGCTGGTGTCCGAGCGGGGCCACACTGCTGTACGGGAAGTTGTCGGGTCCACCGTCGATGAAGGCCGCGAAGGCGGTCGCATCTCTGCCGTAGGCGAAAACGTCGAACCGCAGGAACGTGTCCGCATCCTGCTGGACGATGATCCCTTGATCTTGCTCGGGTTCGGTCATCTGCGACTGGAATTTCGCGATGATCTCGAAATTCGTGTCGGCGGCAGGTTGCATGAGTCTCGGTGCGTTGAACGTGATGGGCGGCACGGCGGTCGAATCGATCCATGCGTCGTGCGCAGCGGCCGCGGGAACCTCGATCACGAGCTGGTTCCCCGATCGGGAGATACCGAACGTCGAGTCTGCATCCGGGTCGACCTGCGTCCACACCGTGCCGTTGATCGACGCCCCGAAGAAGTCGTCCGACACGAACGCGGAGGGTGACAGCATCCCGATCGTCACGGTCGCCGTGTCACACGCCGCCTCGGTGTCACACACCTGATAGGTGAACGAGTCCTCACCGACGTATCCGGCGTCGGGCGTGTAATCGAAGGTCCCGTCAACGTTGTTCACCAACGCTCCGTACACCGGTGCCGTCTGCGCGGTCGTCGATGTCGGATCCAGATTCCCATCGATGTCGTTGGCAACCACGTCGATCGTGACCAACGTCCCCTCGGGCGTCGTCACCGAATCATCCACCGCCACCGGCGCCACGTTCGTGACCGTCACGGTCACCGTCGCCGTATCGCACATGGCGGTGGCGTCACACACCTGATAGGTAAAGGAGTCCCCACCTACGTACCCTGCATCGGGCGTGTAATCGAAGGTCCCATCAACGTTGTTCACCAACACACCGTGCAGCGGTGCCGTCTGCACGGTCGTCGATGTCGGATCCAGATTCCCATCGATGTCGTTGGCAACCAAACGTCCCCTCGGACGTCGTCGCCGCATCATCCACCGCCACCGGCGCCAGATACGTTGCGAGTTCGATCCGGACGGCGTCGGAGACCGCACCGGTGCCGCCGAGGACAACGATTCTGCTGGTCGCGAGTCGGAGAAGTTCTTGGCCGGTCGCGTACGGGACAGCGTCTTGTTCGACCAGGAGCACAGGTCCGCCTTGCCGGGCGGCCGCAGGCCCTCCTGCGATGGCATCCGGGTAGTTCAGCCCGGTGGCGACATAGACCACGGGGACTCCCGGCGCGAAATAGTCCGAGGAGATCGCTGCGGCGGTCGCATACCGATTCGAGCCGGAAAGTCGTCTGACCGACCCGCTGGTATATGCGTTGAGGGCCGTTTCGATGTCTTGGGAGACCGCGAGGGTCCCACCGAGCACCACGATCTCACCGGGTGCGAGCCGTACGAGCTCGTTGGCCGTGGCGGCAGGGATCGAGCTGCCCACCAGAAGAATCGGCCCACCTCTGAGTGCTCCCACGGGACCACCGGCGAGCGCATCGGGAAAGTTCACACCGGTGGCGATGTAGGCCACGGGGACTCCGGGAGCGAACGTCGCCGCAGACACGGCTGCAGCGGATGCGTACCGGTCCGCGCCCGACAGGCGTGTCACCGTGCCGGTGGTGTACGCGGCAAGGGCCGCTTCGACAGATGGCGAGATCACCGCCGTCCCACCGAGTACGACGATCCGACCGGGCTGCAATCGCACGAGCTCATCCGCGGTCGATTGTGGAATGGTGTCGGTGCTCACAAGCAGGATCGGACTCTGGCCGCCCGTCGCAGCGGCTCCGGCAATGGCGTCCGGGAAGTTGAGCCCGGTGGCCACATAGGCGACCGGAACGCCCGGATCGAACACGGCTGCAGATATCGCCGCCGCGGTGTCGAATCGGCTCGTGCCCCATATTCGCTCAACCACCCCAAGGGACTGTGGTGTCGCGTTCTCGGCGGCAGCGGCCTGTGGCAGTGGAACGACGGCCGCTCCGACGGTGATCCACAATGTCACTGCAATGATCATCGACCTTGCCTGTAGCAAGCGCCGAAGAACACCGATCCGACTCCTGGACGTCATGGCATGCCTCCCCTTGTGCACCGTCTGTTGGTCCGGCGACCACTGTACGTGGTCATGCCGCCAATATCAAGAAGCCACGGCCACGAGATTCGGTGCTCCGCCACCCGGTTGCCGCTCTCGACACCCGCGTACTCCTCGATCGCGTGCGCCGGGACATCAGCCACCTTAACCGTGTGTTGGGCGTGGCGGGGCAAGAATCGTCGACGGACAGGGCAAGGCCGTATGCGCCGACGTCGCTCTGAGAGAGGCTCCTCGTGAGCACACCAACCGCCGGCACCATCGACGCCTGCGTGAACGAGACCCATGTCGTCCATGTGCCGGCATCCTTTGACGTCCGATGCACTCACGCGTCCCCGCTGCGAGCCTCCCGCAACGAGGCCGGCGCCGTCAACGAGACCTTCCCGTTCACCTGCGCCACCACAAACCCCTCGTCGACGAGGCCGGGCACGCGTGCACCGACTACCCGACGGCCGGCACCACGGACGATGCGATCGCCGGGACGTAGGTGCATCCCGCGGGACCAACGTGTGCACGGGGAAACACGTTCTTTTCCAGTCGGACGAACTCCGCCTCCGCATGCCGCCCGGGATTCACGCCGGTTCGACCCCGACGTCGGTACATCGAGATCGACGAGGCTCCTCCTCAGCGCTTCAACACGCGCTTGGCGAGCCTTCGGGCACTT is a window of Actinomycetota bacterium DNA encoding:
- a CDS encoding DUF1349 domain-containing protein, with the translated sequence MNNVDGTFDYTPDAGYVGGDSFTYQVCDATAMCDTATVTVTVTNVAPVAVDDSVTTPEGTLVTIDVVANDIDGNLDPTSTTAQTAPVYGALVNNVDGTFDYTPDAGYVGEDSFTYQVCDTEAACDTATVTIGMLSPSAFVSDDFFGASINGTVWTQVDPDADSTFGISRSGNQLVIEVPAAAAHDAWIDSTAVPPITFNAPRLMQPAADTNFEIIAKFQSQMTEPEQDQGIIVQQDADTFLRFDVFAYGRDATAFAAFIDGGPDNFPYSSVAPLGHQPIWLKVTRSGNTWTYSTSSDGSTWTEQLTFDQLMTVTQVGVYAANPSPTDRPAPATRVIVDYFFNGASPITPEDGGGTIFDIWYGDVQKFGNIGNAQKWIDVLGNVDDPDGIASLSYSLNGGASHSLSMGPDSRRLLMPGDFDVQISTADPDLVSGANTVVIVAVDGLGNPTTKTVTVNWSTGNVWPSPYSIDWSTVTDIQDVAQVVDGQWEVDSNNLLTVDVGYDRLIDIGDVTWDQYEVLVPMKIRGLDTVNGYDAPSYGPALGILMGWDGHEDCSAFTEPACDPSAQPVWGWWPSGSLGELRWTDTFEGLRLVGFNPDVRSELAQSINIGSTYWFKMRVETTVDGPLYSLKIWEDGTTEPTSWQLTDQQGEAGDPVSGSFLLLVHHVDVAIGNVTVTPLP
- a CDS encoding cell wall-binding repeat-containing protein, translated to MTLWITVGAAVVPLPQAAAAENATPQSLGVVERIWGTSRFDTAAAISAAVFDPGVPVAYVATGLNFPDAIAGAAATGGQSPILLVSTDTIPQSTADELVRLQPGRIVVLGGTAVISPSVEAALAAYTTGTVTRLSGADRYASAAAVSAATFAPGVPVAYIATGVNFPDALAGGPVGALRGGPILLVGSSIPAATANELVRLAPGEIVVLGGTLAVSQDIETALNAYTSGSVRRLSGSNRYATAAAISSDYFAPGVPVVYVATGLNYPDAIAGGPAAARQGGPVLLVEQDAVPYATGQELLRLATSRIVVLGGTGAVSDAVRIELATYLAPVAVDDAATTSEGTFGCQRHRWESGSDIDDRADGTAARCVGEQR